Proteins encoded in a region of the Halioglobus maricola genome:
- a CDS encoding VOC family protein encodes MAVAASGYLRIGATDVDAWMEFGTGVLGLMDAERDDANGARYLRMDDHPFRMMIEAADSDGLIATGLEFATEEDWQRCCAAVANAGHAVTPGTNEEAKRRAVTAFATTQDPSGNTIELYWGRELDYTPLVSPQGVPAFVTTYQQTGDLGFGHLVLPAAEFDATSDFYTEIIGTGITDVLYPPGMEGAKIHFMHANNPRQHSVALFNNPHPLGVVHIMVEVENMDEVGRAMDRAKAAGSHFLATLGRHINDNMCSVYLLAPGGIAVEFGCEGLLIDPETHVATVSTEGDLWGHEYSFPGLND; translated from the coding sequence ATGGCTGTAGCAGCTTCCGGCTACCTACGTATTGGTGCCACCGATGTGGACGCCTGGATGGAATTCGGCACTGGCGTACTGGGCCTCATGGACGCGGAGCGCGACGACGCCAACGGCGCCCGCTACCTGCGTATGGATGACCACCCATTTCGCATGATGATCGAAGCCGCGGACAGCGACGGCCTGATCGCCACCGGTCTCGAGTTTGCCACGGAAGAAGACTGGCAGCGCTGCTGTGCTGCGGTCGCCAATGCGGGCCATGCGGTGACGCCAGGCACCAACGAGGAAGCCAAACGCCGGGCTGTCACCGCGTTTGCCACCACCCAGGACCCCTCAGGCAATACCATCGAACTTTACTGGGGCCGCGAGCTGGATTACACCCCGCTGGTATCACCCCAGGGCGTGCCCGCTTTCGTGACCACCTATCAACAAACCGGGGATCTCGGCTTCGGTCACCTGGTCCTACCCGCTGCCGAGTTCGACGCAACGAGTGATTTCTACACCGAAATCATCGGCACTGGTATCACCGATGTCCTCTATCCACCGGGAATGGAGGGGGCCAAGATCCACTTTATGCACGCCAATAACCCGCGCCAACATTCCGTGGCTCTCTTCAACAATCCGCACCCATTGGGCGTCGTGCACATTATGGTGGAAGTGGAAAATATGGACGAGGTCGGCCGCGCCATGGATCGCGCCAAGGCCGCTGGTTCTCACTTCCTGGCCACTCTTGGGCGTCATATCAATGACAATATGTGCTCAGTCTACTTGCTGGCGCCGGGCGGCATCGCGGTTGAGTTCGGCTGTGAAGGCTTACTTATTGACCCGGAGACACATGTCGCTACGGTCAGCACAGAGGGAGATCTCTGGGGCCATGAGTACAGTTTCCCAGGCCTGAACGACTGA
- a CDS encoding DUF3089 domain-containing protein: MNQFSLKILLLAGLAAIAGCSDSDRREREPGPYATDDMWLCKPGIADDRCLAIDLKTTWVYGNDDSRAVFEHEVAQDPEFDCFYVYPTQDFSEEPGNTEDLTDLGYLDRAIANQAARFNSLCAVYTPKYHQMTIATYGLDNVRDSEFFARALNDVEAAFDQYLLENPGRNFVLMGHSQGSHMLLAMMQNRIDRDPAVRARMISALLVGPTGMLQVPAGEVVGGSLENIPLCEQAAQTGCIVAYDSMAAGNADARPVPDAPRPCVNPTLLGGEPGQLAGTMYNADEGFPFPEGVDTYWVAFPDHYTAACEPDGFLGIGVAQGAEPAVPPSVVELFLGGSLHSADFNYPIVDLLRIVETQGRNH, from the coding sequence ATGAACCAGTTCAGTTTGAAAATTCTTCTGCTGGCAGGGTTGGCCGCCATTGCGGGCTGCAGTGACAGTGATCGCCGCGAGCGGGAGCCCGGGCCTTATGCGACCGACGATATGTGGCTATGCAAGCCCGGGATTGCGGACGATCGTTGCCTGGCGATTGATCTGAAGACGACCTGGGTCTACGGCAATGACGATAGCCGCGCCGTGTTTGAGCACGAGGTGGCCCAGGACCCGGAATTTGACTGTTTCTACGTCTATCCTACCCAGGACTTCTCTGAAGAGCCCGGCAATACTGAGGACCTCACTGATCTAGGCTATCTCGACCGGGCCATCGCTAATCAGGCGGCGCGCTTTAACTCGCTTTGCGCTGTGTATACGCCCAAGTACCACCAGATGACGATTGCCACTTACGGCCTCGACAATGTCCGTGACAGTGAATTCTTTGCGCGCGCCTTAAACGACGTTGAGGCGGCGTTCGACCAATACCTACTCGAGAATCCGGGCCGGAATTTTGTGCTCATGGGCCACTCGCAGGGCTCGCATATGCTGTTGGCGATGATGCAGAATCGCATTGACCGCGATCCCGCAGTGCGCGCTCGAATGATCTCGGCGTTGCTGGTTGGGCCCACCGGTATGTTGCAAGTGCCGGCTGGCGAAGTGGTCGGCGGCAGTCTGGAAAATATCCCGCTGTGTGAACAGGCAGCCCAGACCGGCTGTATCGTCGCGTACGACAGTATGGCTGCCGGCAATGCAGACGCCAGGCCCGTGCCGGACGCGCCGCGCCCCTGTGTGAATCCCACCTTGCTCGGTGGTGAGCCGGGCCAATTGGCTGGAACCATGTATAACGCTGATGAAGGTTTCCCTTTTCCTGAGGGCGTGGATACCTATTGGGTAGCATTCCCCGATCACTACACCGCTGCTTGTGAGCCAGATGGCTTTCTAGGGATAGGGGTGGCGCAAGGGGCCGAACCGGCTGTGCCGCCCAGTGTTGTAGAGTTGTTCCTGGGGGGAAGCCTGCATTCCGCCGATTTCAATTATCCCATCGTCGATTTGCTGCGCATTGTCGAGACGCAGGGGCGTAATCACTAA
- a CDS encoding Zn-ribbon domain-containing OB-fold protein — protein MSQPEVLNQEFTLGYTYTRSTGPVVGRFLTALKNRSIVGIKASDGRVIVPPMEYDPDTAEELSEFVEVGQEGEIVSFAWVKEPREAHPMDKPFAWAMVKLDGADVPMIHCVAADREDSLATGARVKAVWAEETVGFITDIRCFELV, from the coding sequence GTGTCGCAACCAGAAGTCCTGAACCAGGAGTTTACTCTTGGATATACCTACACCCGGTCTACCGGGCCAGTCGTGGGGCGCTTTCTAACCGCGCTCAAGAACCGCAGCATCGTCGGCATCAAGGCCTCTGACGGCAGGGTGATCGTTCCGCCGATGGAGTACGACCCTGATACTGCTGAGGAACTCAGCGAATTTGTCGAGGTAGGCCAGGAGGGTGAAATTGTCAGCTTTGCCTGGGTGAAAGAGCCTCGCGAAGCTCATCCGATGGATAAACCCTTCGCCTGGGCGATGGTGAAACTCGACGGGGCCGATGTCCCGATGATCCATTGCGTTGCCGCAGACCGCGAGGACTCGCTGGCCACAGGCGCTCGGGTAAAAGCGGTGTGGGCGGAAGAGACAGTGGGCTTTATAACCGACATTCGCTGTTTTGAACTGGTTT
- a CDS encoding ABC transporter substrate-binding protein — translation MFRQMLFSLVLVFTVFSVQAAGVLKVGLSADYQPLHFKQDGKIYGVEPDNARAVGKILGYRVELVELPFEELLPALNAGKVDVIMSGISITEQRSQNMLFADPYLKVGQMPILHQSKLGSHSQPWAIYREGVRVGVEPLTTGAKFAEEKLANADIKYFDNPDQAFAGLREDQIDLYLHDAPTSWQLANSTENSDLISLYTPLTEELLAWVVQKDNAALAQELNQALELMKANGSLEYILNRWIPVSIEVAN, via the coding sequence ATGTTCAGACAAATGCTATTCAGCCTGGTGCTGGTTTTCACTGTATTTTCGGTTCAGGCCGCAGGCGTGCTCAAAGTCGGCCTATCTGCTGACTATCAGCCCCTGCATTTTAAACAGGACGGAAAAATCTATGGCGTGGAGCCCGACAATGCCCGGGCAGTCGGCAAAATCCTGGGATACCGGGTGGAACTGGTTGAACTGCCTTTTGAGGAACTCCTCCCCGCACTCAATGCAGGGAAGGTCGATGTCATCATGTCAGGCATCAGTATTACCGAGCAGAGGTCGCAGAACATGCTTTTTGCTGACCCTTATCTGAAAGTGGGGCAAATGCCGATCCTGCATCAGAGCAAACTCGGCAGCCATTCTCAGCCCTGGGCGATTTATCGCGAGGGTGTGCGGGTTGGCGTCGAACCGCTCACCACAGGGGCGAAGTTTGCAGAAGAGAAATTGGCTAACGCTGACATCAAATATTTTGACAACCCGGATCAAGCCTTCGCCGGGTTGCGCGAGGACCAGATTGATCTCTATCTGCACGATGCGCCTACCAGTTGGCAGTTGGCTAACTCCACGGAAAACAGTGATCTGATCAGTCTCTATACCCCGCTTACTGAGGAATTGCTGGCCTGGGTTGTGCAAAAGGACAATGCAGCGCTGGCACAGGAACTCAACCAGGCGCTGGAATTGATGAAAGCCAATGGCAGCCTCGAATATATCCTGAACCGCTGGATTCCTGTCAGTATTGAAGTCGCCAACTAA